AGAATGGTCCATTTCAATATATCTTAGTCCATACTTTGAAATCACATAGTTATCTAGTATTTTCCAAATTTCATTATGATTATCAAGAGAAGGTAAGTACTGAATACTATCATTATCTAAAATACGATTACTAAACCTTGCTTTATTAATAATAATCTCACAATTAGGCACATTAGTTTTCATGAAATTCATAAAATTCACAAAAGCTGGTATCCAGATACTTAAATAATCCTTTGAATTCTTAACTAGTTTTAATACAAATTTATTTGGAAGTTCTTGATAAAAAGTGGTATTAAGAAATAACCAATCATTATGTGTCATAATTTTATCCTCTGAAAAAAGAACACCAAAAAAAACATCAGGGAAAAAATCCATAATTAAATAATCAGGCTGAGTTTTTACTAAATCATTTAAAAATGACCTATCGAAATCCTTCATTACAATATTTCTATTCCTAGAATCAAAATTACTTAAAGTAAGATCTAAGGTATTATCCTCGTACTTTACTTCTGGAGCTACAAGACTTATTAATGATGAGTGCTCAGAAGTTGCAACACATTCATAAATACTTTTATAATCTGGGTTTAATTTAGAATTAAAGTTGTCTCTAGTAATACAAGAACCATAACAGGCTATTTTTATCTTCATAACTTCTCCTCTAACACTCTTATTTAAGAAAAAAACGACACTTACAAATATTAAAATACTAAAATTAAAAATAGAACTTAGAAATAGTTTGATCATTACTATTTTAATTACATTCTATTATAGGTAAATTCTCCTTACATTTAGAGTATTCCAAAAAATATAAGTAAAAATATAGTTTCATTTTACCATAGGTGTGTTATAAGCCAATAATTCATTTCTACTATATTAACTCATTTTTTGCTTTAAATATTCACTTTGGTGAACATTAAAAAAATAAAGCTTCTAAATTAGAACACTTTACTTCAATAAACCCTATAAATTTAAATTTCAAAAAAGTTAACCTATCCAAAGTAATTTAGGTCAGATAATTGTTCGAACATTTATGATTTACCTGCCATGGAAAAAATCAAAAAGAAGAATCTCTACATAATCTTTACATTAAATCACGAATGAAGGAACACATACCAAATATAATGAAGAGGACTTACCTATATACAAAGTGGTTTATATTGAAAATGATAAGGAGTGATTATATGGATACAAGTTCTCACATTATTATGGGTTTTGGATTAGCTGCCCTTGCTCATATTGATCCTGTTATTGCTAATCAACCTGCCCTGTCACAAGCTGTTATGTTTGGAACAGTAATTGGTTCAAATGCTCCTGACTTTGACTTCATCTATCGTATGAAGGGCAAAGGAAGTTATATCCGAAATCACCGTTCCTTATCCCATTCTCTCCTAGCATTACCATTATGGAGTCTCGCTGTTTCAGGTATTATTTATGCCTTTTTCCCGGAATCTTCCTTTCTTCATTTACTTTTATGGACATTTTTAGCTGTTATTTTGCATGTGCTTTTTGATTTATTCAATGTTCATGGAACTCAAGTTTTACTGCCCTTCTCGAAAAAATGGATTGCCTTTGACTCCATTCCATTAGTAGATCCTACTATCCTATTCGTACATTTGCTGGGCTTTTGCCTGCTGCCGTTTTATGAAATGGGCAAAGTGTTTTTAATTATTTATATCTTTATTATTCTATATCTTGCTGTTCGAACTCTGTCGACGGTTTTAATTAAGAGAACGTTGCATCTGCATTTTCATCACTCTATTCGAATTAAATTAATCCCACGTATTTCCTTGTTTCATTGGGACGTTATCATTGAGACGAAAGAAGACTTTTTATTTGGAGTTTACTCAAATGGCAGTCTTAAGGTCGATCACTCTCTTGTAAAGAAAATAGAATATCCAAAAATAGTCACAGACAGTAAAAGCCACCCGCTTATTTCCGATTTTCTTTCTAGCACCCAATATGCATACCCATTTGTTCTTAAAAGAAAGAATGGATATTTGGTCTATTGGAAGGATCTGCGTTTTCGTACCAATAAGTTTTTTCCCATTCTTGCCATCCTTTCTGTATCATCCGATCACAAGATTAGAGACTGTTTTATCGGTACACTGTACTCCTTGAAACAATATAAGCAAGTTATAAAACAATTAAAAAATACAGCAATCTTAAAGAAGGGCTGATTCTATGGAAAAGACATTACTGATAATCTCCTCTGATATTACAGGACATGGGCATAAAAGCATCACAGAATCATTGTGTGAAAAAGTTCAATCTCATAATGATGTGAAAATTTTTGTAGTAGATGGATTTTCTCTCGGTAAACGGTTGCTTTTAAAAATTGGTCAATCCTATGGCCCTATCACAAGAAACTCTGAAAATCTTTGGAAAATGATTTGGAAACTATCTGCATTGAAGCCCCATCTAGTAGACAATTTTATCGAATCACTAATTAGAGATAATTTTCTAAAATTACTGGAAGATGTAAAACCAGACATGATTTTATCGGTTCATCCTAACTTTAATGGTTCTATCTTAAATATTTTAGAAAAGCAGGATATTCATATTCCTTTCTTTACTCTCATTGCTGATCTTGTGAATATTTTTCCTCTTTGGGCAGACAAAAGAGCACACTATATTATCAGCCCTACCTCTGAAGCTCAAAATAAATGCATTGAATTTGGGATTCCAGATGAGAAAATAAAGGTTTCCGGTTTTCCTGTCCGATCCCGATTTTTCCCTAAAAGTTATAATCATCGTAAATTTTATAAAAAAGGCCAATCTTTAACATGCTTAATTATGAGCGGTGGTGAAGGTGTTGGTAATATGAAGAAAATAGCTGACAATTTACTGAACCATTTTGATTGTAACGTTAAAATAGTAGCTGGAAAAAATCTCAATCTAAAAACCAAGCTGGAAATGTCCCTTAAGGCCAAATATGGTGATCGAGTAGAGATTTATGGTTTCACGAAAAACATCCAAGATCTCATGCTTTCAGCAGATATTGCCTTTACTAGAGGAAGTCCTAACGTCATGTTTGAAGCAATAGCTACCAATACGCCACTTATTATTACGGGAGCATTGCC
This DNA window, taken from Niallia sp. Man26, encodes the following:
- a CDS encoding DUF6270 domain-containing protein, with the translated sequence MKIKIACYGSCITRDNFNSKLNPDYKSIYECVATSEHSSLISLVAPEVKYEDNTLDLTLSNFDSRNRNIVMKDFDRSFLNDLVKTQPDYLIMDFFPDVFFGVLFSEDKIMTHNDWLFLNTTFYQELPNKFVLKLVKNSKDYLSIWIPAFVNFMNFMKTNVPNCEIIINKARFSNRILDNDSIQYLPSLDNHNEIWKILDNYVISKYGLRYIEMDHSKYYLAKNPTLGWKVFHLHYLDNYYQDFLKNLNQMVI
- a CDS encoding metal-dependent hydrolase gives rise to the protein MDTSSHIIMGFGLAALAHIDPVIANQPALSQAVMFGTVIGSNAPDFDFIYRMKGKGSYIRNHRSLSHSLLALPLWSLAVSGIIYAFFPESSFLHLLLWTFLAVILHVLFDLFNVHGTQVLLPFSKKWIAFDSIPLVDPTILFVHLLGFCLLPFYEMGKVFLIIYIFIILYLAVRTLSTVLIKRTLHLHFHHSIRIKLIPRISLFHWDVIIETKEDFLFGVYSNGSLKVDHSLVKKIEYPKIVTDSKSHPLISDFLSSTQYAYPFVLKRKNGYLVYWKDLRFRTNKFFPILAILSVSSDHKIRDCFIGTLYSLKQYKQVIKQLKNTAILKKG
- a CDS encoding glycosyltransferase; this encodes MEKTLLIISSDITGHGHKSITESLCEKVQSHNDVKIFVVDGFSLGKRLLLKIGQSYGPITRNSENLWKMIWKLSALKPHLVDNFIESLIRDNFLKLLEDVKPDMILSVHPNFNGSILNILEKQDIHIPFFTLIADLVNIFPLWADKRAHYIISPTSEAQNKCIEFGIPDEKIKVSGFPVRSRFFPKSYNHRKFYKKGQSLTCLIMSGGEGVGNMKKIADNLLNHFDCNVKIVAGKNLNLKTKLEMSLKAKYGDRVEIYGFTKNIQDLMLSADIAFTRGSPNVMFEAIATNTPLIITGALPGQEEDNPTFAENFNLGVVCKKPKEIKYTLTSLLENNGEKLNEMIVSQRNFINTKAAEDILQFILEVGDPYYEAAKEKLS